The sequence below is a genomic window from Salicibibacter cibarius.
TGGCGTCCCGGTATTTGTATTAACCCATCATATTCCATCCCCAACCCCCAATGGTTCAACGTCTTTCACTTTTGTAACGGACGGTATCGAAAGCGCCATTGAACAGGCAAATGCAGCAGCAGATGATAAAAATGTCAGTGTGGGAGGCGCCCATATAGTTCAGCAATGCATCAATGCCGGTCTTCTGGACGAAATCCATGTTCACCTGGTGCCAGTGCTGCTCGGCAGCGGTATCCGTTTGTTCGATCTATCAGGGGATGATTCTGTTCGCCTGGAAAAGACAAGGGTGATTGAGTCTCCTGATGTTACACACCTTACCTTCCGTATCATTAAGTAACTTTAGTATGTCTGTATGCCACATCTTAAAAAAATCACCATTTCCTACTTGCATTTTTACCGCAAGGATCATATAATATAACTTGTCAGCTTAAGTGGCCCGTTGGTCAAGGGGTTAAGACACCGCCCTTTCACGGCGGTAACGCGGGTTCGAATCCCGCACGGGTCACCATTCTGGAAATTAGAAGTATCTCTATCATCCAACATCTAACATCCAAACTGGAGGAGTAGCGAAGTTGGCCAAACGCGGCGGACTGTAAATCCGCTCTCTTTCGAGTTCGGCGGTTCGAATCCGTCCTCCTCCACCATTTTTCATACGCGGGAGTAGTTCAGTGGTAGAACACCACCTTGCCAAGGTGGGGGTCGCGGGTTCGAATCCCGTCTCCCGCTCCAAATGAGTCATATACATATTTTTGCGGGTGTAGTTTAATGGTAAAACCTCAGCCTTCCAAGCTGATGACGTGGGTTCGATTCCCATCACCCGCTCCATACCATAATCAATGGCAAAACGTGTGGTTTTGCTTTTTTTAATGCTTTTTTTTCATTGACCGTAACAATTCTCGTTAAATACCGATATATATAATGGACGGATATTGGACCAGAGATAATGGCATAATGGAAAAATGAAGCAGTTTTTTGATCACCATACCAAATTCACCCTGAATGCCTTCAGCTATGTTATAATAAAAAAGCTAACCTCTCGAGGTTTCTCGGTTTTAATTCCTATTGGGAGGACACATAATGTTTGGCGAGGAGTTCATCACGTGGCTAACAAGAATTGTGGATATTTTGTTAGTGGCGTTTGTCGTATATAAATTGATAACGATTGTGCGCGGGACGAGGGCCGTGCAATTGATTAAAGGGATTACAGTTATTTTGGCTGCCTGGTTTTTTAGCAGCTTATTTGCCTTGCAGACGATGCAGTTTCTTATGAACCTCGTCGTTACATATGGCGTTTTAGCTATTATCATTATTTTTCAACCGGAGATGAGGCGCGCGCTTGAGCAGTTGGGGCGAGGCCGACTGTTCGGCAGAGGGCCGACACCTGAGGAAAAAAACTCCGTAAACACGATTGAAGCGTTGTCGAAATCGCTTCAGTATATGGCCAAAAGAAGAATCGGCGCGCTAATTACCATAGAAAATGAAACGGGGATGGATGATTATATCGAAACGGGAACACCGATAAAAGCGCAAATTTCTACCGAATTGCTCATTAATATTTTCATTCCAAATGCGCCGCTTCATGACGGGGCCGTTATTATCCAAAACAATGAGCTAAGTGCTGCCGCTTGTTATTTGCCGCTTTCGGAAAATCCGTTTATCTCCAAAGAATTGGGCACACGCCATCGTGCAGCCATCGGAGTAAGCGAAGTGACAGATGCGCTTACCATTATCGTATCCGAAGAGACAGGAGATATATCGGTGACGAAAAATAGTGAAATCCATCGTGGGATTGATGATGAGCGGCTTCGCAAGATGCTGGAAAACCAGTTATTAAAGAATGTGAAAACACAATCCCGTTGGCAGTGGGGAGGGCGTAAAAATGGATAAGCTCTTCAATAACCGGTGGTTTTTACGTTTCTTCTCCTTAGTGATCGC
It includes:
- a CDS encoding dihydrofolate reductase family protein; translated protein: MGKVVVYMSMSLDGFIAGPNDSIAQPLGEGGSVLHEWLFDGNIASKHNDFFQLLSRKSRGVFDESFETAGAIVVGRRTYDVVGGWGGNHPIHGVPVFVLTHHIPSPTPNGSTSFTFVTDGIESAIEQANAAADDKNVSVGGAHIVQQCINAGLLDEIHVHLVPVLLGSGIRLFDLSGDDSVRLEKTRVIESPDVTHLTFRIIK
- the cdaA gene encoding diadenylate cyclase CdaA is translated as MFGEEFITWLTRIVDILLVAFVVYKLITIVRGTRAVQLIKGITVILAAWFFSSLFALQTMQFLMNLVVTYGVLAIIIIFQPEMRRALEQLGRGRLFGRGPTPEEKNSVNTIEALSKSLQYMAKRRIGALITIENETGMDDYIETGTPIKAQISTELLINIFIPNAPLHDGAVIIQNNELSAAACYLPLSENPFISKELGTRHRAAIGVSEVTDALTIIVSEETGDISVTKNSEIHRGIDDERLRKMLENQLLKNVKTQSRWQWGGRKNG